Proteins from one Bombus pascuorum chromosome 15, iyBomPasc1.1, whole genome shotgun sequence genomic window:
- the LOC132914910 gene encoding pupal cuticle protein-like isoform X1 codes for MANMRLLLPFSCLVLSASAIPGYTAYGAAYHGPPAPLAHDGRVVDTAEVAHAKAAHLAAHAAEAAKAAPLGYGDYSDGKYEDYSGNYVAAAQNIYHGPPAPLAHDGRVIDTPEVAHAKAAHLAAHAEQISKIAHLAYADPYPQPHW; via the exons ATGGCTAACATGAGGCTCCTC cTTCCTTTCTCGTGTCTCGTCCTCTCGGCGTCCGCCATTCCAGGCTACACAGCCTACGGGGCAGCGTACCACGGTCCTCCAGCACCCCTGGCTCACGACGGAAGGGTGGTCGACACAGCGGAAGTGGCTCACGCCAAGGCAGCTCACCTAGCAGCTCACGCAGCCGAAGCTGCCAAAGCTGCTCCACTCGGCTACGGCGATTATTCTGATGGAAAATACGAAGACTACAGCGGCAACTACGTAGCCGCGGCTCAGAACATCTACCACGGTCCGCCCGCACCCTTGGCTCACGACGGAAGAGTAATCGATACACCGGAAGTGGCGCACGCCAAGGCTGCGCACTTGGCAGCTCACGCTGAACAAATTTCGAAGATCGCTCACCTCGCTTACGCTGACCCTTATCCGCAGCCACATTGGTGA
- the LOC132914910 gene encoding pupal cuticle protein-like isoform X2 — protein sequence MLPFSCLVLSASAIPGYTAYGAAYHGPPAPLAHDGRVVDTAEVAHAKAAHLAAHAAEAAKAAPLGYGDYSDGKYEDYSGNYVAAAQNIYHGPPAPLAHDGRVIDTPEVAHAKAAHLAAHAEQISKIAHLAYADPYPQPHW from the coding sequence cTTCCTTTCTCGTGTCTCGTCCTCTCGGCGTCCGCCATTCCAGGCTACACAGCCTACGGGGCAGCGTACCACGGTCCTCCAGCACCCCTGGCTCACGACGGAAGGGTGGTCGACACAGCGGAAGTGGCTCACGCCAAGGCAGCTCACCTAGCAGCTCACGCAGCCGAAGCTGCCAAAGCTGCTCCACTCGGCTACGGCGATTATTCTGATGGAAAATACGAAGACTACAGCGGCAACTACGTAGCCGCGGCTCAGAACATCTACCACGGTCCGCCCGCACCCTTGGCTCACGACGGAAGAGTAATCGATACACCGGAAGTGGCGCACGCCAAGGCTGCGCACTTGGCAGCTCACGCTGAACAAATTTCGAAGATCGCTCACCTCGCTTACGCTGACCCTTATCCGCAGCCACATTGGTGA
- the LOC132914909 gene encoding cuticle protein 2-like, giving the protein MFRYIILVSVILNVAYCAPQWYGGAYGGHAAPAPLGADGRVVDTPEVAQLKAAHLAALADANARAPKGPGVAGPYPGPAGSYAPGGYAPHYSGPPAPLGPDGRVVDTPEVQQAKAVHFSLYNAEAQKAPAGPAAPNPSWNPAGAPWNPSWNAGNNWNHY; this is encoded by the exons ATGTTTCGATATATT ATTCTGGTTTCTGTTATCTTGAACGTGGCCTACTGTGCGCCACAGTGGTACGGAGGAGCCTATGGTGGCCACGCGGCTCCAGCCCCATTAGGAGCAGATGGACGAGTCGTGGATACTCCAGAAGTTGCTCAATTGAAAGCAGCTCATTTAGCTGCTTTGGCTGATGCAAATGCGAGGGCACCCAAGGGACCTGGTGTCGCTGGTCCTTATCCCGGCCCTGCTGGTTCCTACGCACCTGGAGGCTATGCTCCGCATTACAG tGGACCACCAGCCCCTCTCGGACCAGATGGCCGCGTGGTAGACACACCGGAAGTGCAGCAAGCAAAGGCTGTCCACTTCTCCTTATACAATGCGGAGGCCCAAAAAGCTCCAGCCGGTCCAGCTGCTCCTAATCCGTCATGGAACCCTGCCGGTGCTCCCTGGAATCCCTCCTGGAATGCTGGGAACAATTGGAATCACTATTAA
- the LOC132914906 gene encoding uncharacterized protein LOC132914906 yields the protein MSLLIILAALVASTIAKTYEQREYYQYRGPPAPLTSDGMVMDTPEVAHARAAHLALHAETIARLRKAQNDYETYENNEMYMPRMVDPMKVIMQKRQRQRTFTPLENDGRAMETCKTCNIPKMTEAKIPHVATHARAASKASEFYEFDVFDGRKNLVYLAPIGLTYKHTPTIGYRGPLAPLGPDGRVIDTPEVMRAREAHMKAHARAVALSTQNDLYY from the exons ATGAGCTTGCTC ATAATTCTGGCCGCATTAGTGGCGTCAACGATCGCCAAGACTTACGAACAGAGAGAGTACTATCAATACAGAGGTCCACCGGCGCCATTAACCAGCGATGGGATGGTGATGGACACGCCGGAAGTGGCCCATGCAAGAGCCGCCCATCTAGCGTTACACGCTGAAACGATAGCTAGATTAAGAAAAGCTCAGAACGATTACGAAACGTACGAGAACAACGAAATGTACATGCCTCGGATGGTGGACCCCATGAAGGTTATTATGCAGAAACGACAAAGACAGAGGACGTTCACGCCTTTGGAGAATGACGGACGTGCCATGGAAACCTGTAAGACTTGCAATATACCCAag ATGACAGAAGCAAAAATCCCGCATGTAGCAACGCATGCGAGAGCAGCCTCAAAGGCATCCGAATTTTATGAATTCGACGTCTTTGACGGACGAAAAAATTTGGTTTACCTTGCTCCTATCGGACTGACGTATAAACACACGCCAACGATAGGTTATCGGGGACCATTGGCGCCCCTGGGACCGGATGGCCGCGTGATAGACACACCGGAAGTAATGAGGGCACGCGAGGCTCACATGAAGGCGCATGCTCGCGCTGTGGCGCTTTCAACGCAAAACGATCTTTACTactga
- the LOC132914798 gene encoding pupal cuticle protein-like, translated as MRGLIVLIVTVASCRAGFLGAPPSFVEPQVHPQPAPQRFAPPAPVGQDGNVIDTPEVAQAKAAHFAEFARAAARAAEESKNQPQSAEYNPLLAQPYNIPSAQPMQPIYRQHPSVPNYHQPAPVPASQYNQPNQAHQPYYTGNMNLIGQQSFSTNVKTARFVPAPLAEDGTVIDTPEVAALKAARLAELAEAEARAYKFAQEYKPEVQGQVYGGPAAPAPYNAQYGVPAQVFPGAAPSYPAQGQPAFGKPAFQPQNYQS; from the exons ATGAGGGGATTG ATCGTCTTAATCGTTACGGTAGCGAGCTGCAGAGCCGGTTTCCTCGGCGCACCGCCCTCTTTCGTCGAGCCCCAGGTCCACCCTCAGCCAGCACCTCAAAGGTTCGCGCCTCCAGCACCGGTTGGCCAAGATGGGAACGTGATCGACACGCCGGAAGTCGCTCAGGCGAAGGCTGCACACTTTGCGGAATTCGCCAGAGCAGCGGCTAGAGCGGCGGAAGAGAGCAAGAATCAACCCCAGTCGGCTGAATACAATCCACTATTGGCCCAGCCGTATAACATTCCCTCTGCGCAACCTATGCAACCCATTTACAGACAGCACCCTTCTGTGCCAAACTATCATCAACCCGCTCcag TTCCAGCATCACAGTATAATCAACCTAACCAGGCGCACCAGCCATATTATACCGGAAACATGAACTTAATTGGCCAACAAAGTTTCTCTACGAATGTGAAAACCGCTAGGTTTGTTCCGGCGCCTCTAGCTGAGGATGGAACCGTAATCGATACGCCGGAAGTGGCTGCTCTTAAGGCCGCCAGGTTGGCGGAACTGGCCGAGGCCGAAGCAAGGGCGTATAAATTCGCGCAGGAATACAAACCGGAAGTGCAAGGCCAAG TTTACGGTGGTCCAGCAGCTCCAGCTCCATACAACGCTCAATATGGTGTTCCCGCACAAGTATTTCCTGGCGCAGCACCTTCGTATCCTGCTCAAGGGCAACCTGCGTTCGGCAAGCCTGCTTTCCAACCCCAGAACTACCAATCGTAA